A single region of the Liolophura sinensis isolate JHLJ2023 chromosome 9, CUHK_Ljap_v2, whole genome shotgun sequence genome encodes:
- the LOC135475465 gene encoding glyoxylate reductase/hydroxypyruvate reductase-like, which translates to MARSILSKAVQVVKSALAVPQSAAMSTAPRPRVFITQKVPHGGPEMLAPHCEISQYDSEDPIPRAELMKQVAGKDALFCLLTDKVDKELLDAAGPQLKVIGTMSVGFDHVDVKECVKRNIPVGYTPEVLTSAVAELTIALLLATSRRLKEAMEAVKSGAWGTWKPLWLLGLGLEGSTVGIAGMGRIGVAVAERLRPFGVAKLLYSDVQASPHAAGVGAEFVPLDDMLKNSDFVLACCALTPETKGMFNATVFKKMKKTAVFVNTSRGGVVNQDDLYEALKCGEIGAAGLDVTVPEPLPTDSPLLDLPNCIVLPHIASATEDTRNNMSKLTASNILAGLKNEPLPKQVPS; encoded by the exons ATGGCAAGGAGCATCCTATCTAAAGCGGTTCAGGTAGTTAAATCGGCCTTAGCTGTACCACAGTCTGCGGCAATGAGTACAGCGCCCCGCCCCCGCGTTTTCATCACCCAAAAGGTGCCGCACGGAGGCCCGGAGATGTTGGCCCCTCACTGTGAGATCAGTCAGTATGACAGCGAGGATCCTATACCCCGGGCCGAGCTGATGAAACAGGTGGCGGGCAAAGATGCTCTGTTCTGTCTGCTCACTGACAAAGTGGACAAGGAACTGCTAGATGCTGCAG GCCCACAGTTGAAGGTGATTGGGACAATGTCTGTGGGTTTTGATCACGTGGATGTGAAGGAGTGTGTCAAGAGGAACATCCCCGTGGGTTACACACCTGAGGTGCTAACCAGCGCAGTGGCAGAACTGACGATAGCCCTACTGCTGGCCACATCAAGGAGGTTGAAAGAGG CCATGGAAGCTGTGAAGAGTGGGGCGTGGGGCACCTGGAAGCCACTGTGGCTGTTGGGGCTGGGCCTGGAAGGCAGTACAGTGGGCATCGCAGGCATGGGGCGTATAGGAGTGGCAGTTGCTGAGAGGTTGCGTCCATTTGGGGTGGCCAAGCTGCTGTACTCTGACGTCCAGGCCTCGCCCCATGCCGCTGGGGTTGGAGCAGAGTTTGTTCCCCTGGACGACATGCTGAAGAACTCCGACTTTGTTTTGGCCTGTTGTGCCTTAACGCCAGAAACAAAGGGTATGTTTAACGCCACTGTCTttaaaaagatgaagaaaacGGCTGTCTTTGTCAACACAAGTCGAGGAGGAGTGGTCAACCAAGATGATTTGTACGAGGCTTTGAAGTGTGGTGAAATCGGTGCAGCGGGGCTCGATGTGACTGTACCTGAACCCCTGCCCACAGACAGTCCCTTACTGGACCTGCCTAACTGTATTGTCTTACCCCACATTGCCAGCGCAACTGAGGACACCAGGAATAACATGTCCAAGCTAACAGCCAGTAATATTCTGGCTGGCCTAAAAAACGAGCCATTACCAAAACAGGTGCCCTCCTAG
- the LOC135475045 gene encoding uncharacterized protein LOC135475045 yields the protein MQTKTDTGTLGQLKNFIWHSLQIKSGKHHDSLSQKDEKLSSNKLSPERVLRLQNNYVNMPTATSLRIQEWQKSQNNIDQSLTGNSDYVEMNSPKRPHDPRGNGLQRDCNYVNYNSESSYRRSPDYVNMDGNYSDLRTSSDYVNLRPEDPSEPRPLTRMNVTLHDQIWSQEDPRAVTVTPATEKTMLSPPLKHINPNQFWHHIDPLDTSDSVSEKSGSSGDTMIMMTSAEAKRNEANIEKSRQEYESRKGKSNVDCVTNVNQLSSNGDVDFTLCRQSVNLDAVDSCTASNEELDVDSVLDEGYGTDSRGSTTNSMSTPLSSSLSSLYSGDADPVSRQPHLKLTSSAMKRQIELIPKGRIANFRKVQFTARRTKKVPDNNGNSNSLQQKIMELAIIDEENESESLTASSGSDKNNKCSKASDDTVIHSPGRGQHRSKAERTVRWLDEENAKKSQNGLVNVELRAKPAGMQMNVRPKSYSGETSPALKPSLRPFADSVTHGEYPSAHFQRSSERMSNNSLSDHRFSGRQSKNVSEVTRPGILRHSPTNQNARFQRHSVAAPLDSLSSSRAQWRSEVDISRQSRNMEFCSSSQIYDRMRAMTRSQGNTLNDNSVSNQREDQTDRHSGAEKSANNVQGRPVFATTADILKLFQSQSKADSFVRSQRHSFNTIHHKKSLEVHDCSRDQPAEIDRNSHYRSASNICQSNRDSVSETWKRPVVPQKGSCVKTSPCTPPVVSPSRTKLSPPPIGQTLSLSKLSTLV from the coding sequence ATGCAGACCAAAACAGATACCGGGACTCTGGGACAGTTGAAAAATTTCATCTGGCATTCTCTTCAGATTAAGAGTGGCAAGCATCACGATTCCTTGTCACAAAAGGATGAGAAACTGTCTTCAAACAAACTGTCACCAGAGAGAGTGTTACGTCTTCAGAACAACTACGTCAATATGCCAACTGCCACGTCGTTGAGGATTCAAGAGTGGCAAAAGTCACAAAATAACATTGACCAGTCGCTGACGGGGAACTCGGATTACGTGGAGATGAATTCCCCAAAGCGACCCCATGACCCCCGCGGCAATGGCCTCCAGAGGGATTGTAATTATGTGAACTATAATTCCGAATCATCCTATCGCAGATCGCCTGACTATGTGAACATGGACGGGAATTATTCTGATCTGAGAACATCTTCTGATTATGTAAATCTGAGACCAGAAGACCCTTCAGAACCACGTCCTCTCACGAGAATGAACGTGACTTTGCATGACCAAATATGGAGCCAGGAAGACCCACGGGCTGTAACAGTCACCCCAGCGACTGAAAAAACTATGCTTTCACCACCACTGAAACATATCAACCCCAACCAGTTCTGGCATCATATTGACCCGTTGGACACGTCCGATTCTGTGAGTGAGAAAAGTGGGTCTTCCGGCGACACCATGatcatgatgacgtcagcaGAGGCCAAGAGGAATGAGGCCAACATAGAGAAGAGTAGACAGGAGTACGAGAGTCGCAAAGGCAAATCCAATGTCGATTGTGTCACCAACGTCAACCAGTTAAGCAGTAATGGTGACGTAGACTTTACATTGTGTCGGCAATCTGTAAATCTCGATGCTGTTGACTCATGCACTGCAAGCAATGAAGAGTTGGACGTTGATTCTGTTCTGGACGAAGGGTATGGCACGGACAGTCGTGGAAGCACCACCAATTCGATGTCCACGCCTCTGTCCAGCAGTTTGTCGTCGTTATATTCAGGTGACGCTGATCCAGTGTCTCGTCAACCTCATCTGAAACTTACCTCGTCTGCTATGAAGAGACAAATCGAACTTATTCCTAAAGGGAGGATTGCGAACTTTCGTAAAGTTCAATTTACTGCCAGGCGAACGAAAAAGGTACCTGATAATAATGGGAATTCCAATAGCCTGCAGCAAAAAATAATGGAACTGGCCATTAttgatgaagaaaatgaaagCGAGTCCTTAACGGCAAGTAGTGGCAGTGATAAGAATAATAAATGTTCTAAGGCATCGGATGACACGGTCATACACTCACCTGGAAGGGGACAACATCGGTCTAAAGCAGAAAGAACTGTTCGTTGGTTAGACGAAGAAAACGCCAAAAAATCACAGAACGGTTTAGTGAATGTGGAATTGCGTGCGAAACCTGCTGGAATGCAGATGAACGTCAGACCGAAAAGCTACTCAGGGGAAACTTCACCGGCCTTAAAACCCTCTCTGAGACCATTCGCGGATTCTGTGACCCATGGGGAATACCCCAGTGCGCATTTCCAACGGTCATCAGAGAGAATGTCGAACAATTCTTTATCGGATCATAGGTTTTCCGGAAGACAGAGTAAGAATGTTTCCGAGGTCACTAGACCTGGTATTCTTAGACATTCGCCGACCAATCAAAACGCTCGTTTTCAAAGACACAGTGTTGCTGCTCCACTGGACAGTTTGTCGAGCTCTCGAGCTCAATGGAGAAGTGAAGTGGACATTTCAAGGCAGAGTCGAAATATGGAATTCTGTTCCTCTTCTCAAATTTATGATCGCATGAGAGCAATGACTCGTTCTCAAGGGAATACCCTCAACGACAACTCGGTGAGCAATCAACGAGAAGATCAAACAGATCGACATTCTGGTGCTGAAAAGTCGGCTAATAACGTTCAGGGCAGACCTGTATTTGCAACTACAGCTGacattttaaagctttttcaGTCGCAGTCCAAGGCGGATAGTTTTGTTCGTTCACAGAGACATAGTTTCAACACAATTCACCATAAGAAAAGTTTAGAAGTTCATGATTGCAGCAGAGACCAGCCCGCAGAGATAGACAGAAATTCTCACTACAGAAGTGCTTCAAATATTTGCCAAAGTAACCGAGATTCCGTGAGCGAAACTTGGAAACGCCCCGTGGTGCCTCAAAAGGGCTCTTGCGTGAAAACAAGCCCTTGTACACCCCCGGTGGTGTCGCCTTCAAGAACTAAACTGTCACCGCCACCTATCGGACAAACACTGTCCCTTTCAAAGTTATCTACCCTTGTATAG
- the LOC135475556 gene encoding uncharacterized protein LOC135475556: MREATSSKLENVSDEVVSPPMDINVEHWVQREIQLNQLHEEILAQREALLHFSEDHVGGQEVPERDESDLVKKASERNKNLLQDIATAQSKLTEDGRRPVSPRFTTLQNNYSVMVKNVSPVWEEELLDYKQKQRVKQQQQRSPGLQRRTHQTSPKFHRTSPKVQRASPKQQRTSPKLNRTMSDRVVLR, translated from the exons ATGAGGGAAGCTACGTCCTCTAAACTTGAAAACGTGAGTGACGAAGTGGTTTCCCCGCCAATGGACATAAACGTTGAACACTGGGTGCAGCGTGAAATACAGCTTAATCAACTTCACGAAGAAAT ACTAGCACAGCGAGAAGCTCTGCTTCACTTCAGTGAAGATCATGTGGGTGGACAGGAGGTTCCTGAGAGGGACGAATCAGATCTCGTGAAGAAAGCCAGTGAGAGGAATAAAAACCTTCTTCAG gATATTGCCACAGCCCAGAGTAAGCTGACAGAAGATGGTAGACGTCCTGTTAGTCCGAGATTCACAACACTCCAG aaCAATTACTCGGTGATGGTGAAGAACGTATCTCCAGTGTGGGAAGAAGAACTGTTAGATTACAAACAGAAGCAGCGAgtaaagcaacaacaacaacgttctCCTGGTCTGCAGCGCAGGACACATCAGACATCCCCGAAATTTCATAGAACATCTCCTAAGGTGCAACGCGCGTCTCCAAAGCAGCAACGAACATCACCCAAATTGAATAGAACAATGTCAGATCGAGTTGTATTAAGATAA